A single genomic interval of Bacillus sp. es.036 harbors:
- the hisS gene encoding histidine--tRNA ligase — MSFQIPRGTQDIVPGTSELWQYIENKAREICRRYNYHELRTPIFEHTELFQRGVGDTTDIVQKEMYTFEDRGNRSLTLRPEGTASAVRAYVNNKMYGLPEQPVKLYYIGPMFRYERPQSGRMRQFVQFGIEALGSNDPSIDAEVIALAMGLYQELGLKKLKLYLNSLGDKESREAHRKSLVDHFEPRIGEFCSDCQSRLEKNPLRILDCKKDRDHELMATAPSIIDYLNEDSATYFANVKEALDQMGIDYVLDDRLVRGLDYYNHTAFEIMSDADGFGAITTLSGGGRYNGLVEEMGGPSTPGIGFAMSIERLLMALEAEGVELPIEKTIDCYVVTMGEEAQKVSNGLVHKLRKAGLSTERDYLDKKMKGQFKAANRLHSKYVAILGDEEIQKNEINIKNMNTGEQEAISLSEVDTYLCRKLKEEV, encoded by the coding sequence ATGAGTTTTCAAATTCCTAGGGGTACTCAGGATATTGTTCCTGGTACATCAGAGTTATGGCAATACATTGAAAATAAGGCGAGAGAAATTTGCCGTAGATACAATTACCATGAACTTCGCACACCAATCTTTGAACATACCGAGTTATTTCAACGCGGAGTAGGTGATACAACAGATATCGTCCAAAAAGAAATGTACACATTCGAAGATCGAGGAAATCGTAGTTTAACACTTCGTCCTGAGGGCACTGCTTCAGCCGTTCGTGCTTATGTTAATAATAAAATGTACGGTTTACCTGAGCAGCCAGTTAAACTGTATTACATTGGTCCGATGTTTCGATATGAACGTCCACAATCAGGTAGAATGAGACAATTTGTTCAGTTTGGCATTGAGGCGCTTGGTAGTAACGATCCTTCCATTGATGCTGAAGTTATTGCCCTTGCGATGGGACTTTATCAGGAGTTAGGGTTAAAAAAGCTTAAGCTTTACTTAAATAGTCTTGGTGATAAAGAAAGTCGTGAAGCTCATCGTAAATCACTAGTGGATCACTTTGAACCGAGAATCGGAGAGTTTTGTAGCGATTGTCAAAGTCGTCTTGAGAAAAATCCTCTTCGTATTCTTGATTGTAAAAAGGACCGTGACCATGAATTGATGGCAACTGCGCCTTCTATCATTGATTACTTAAACGAAGACTCGGCAACTTATTTTGCAAATGTAAAAGAAGCGCTCGATCAAATGGGAATTGATTACGTTCTCGATGATCGCCTTGTTCGCGGGTTAGATTATTACAACCACACTGCATTTGAGATCATGAGTGATGCGGATGGATTTGGTGCCATAACCACGCTTAGCGGTGGTGGTCGCTACAATGGCCTAGTTGAGGAGATGGGTGGTCCATCAACTCCAGGAATTGGCTTTGCAATGAGCATTGAGCGCTTATTAATGGCGTTAGAAGCAGAAGGCGTAGAATTACCGATTGAAAAGACAATTGATTGTTATGTTGTCACAATGGGGGAGGAAGCGCAAAAAGTTTCGAACGGCCTTGTTCACAAACTTAGAAAAGCTGGACTTTCAACGGAACGTGATTATCTTGATAAGAAGATGAAAGGTCAGTTTAAAGCGGCTAACCGCCTTCATTCAAAATATGTCGCTATTCTAGGCGATGAAGAAATTCAAAAAAATGAAATTAATATAAAAAATATGAACACTGGTGAACAAGAGGCGATTAGCCTTTCAGAAGTTGATACCTATCTTTGTAGGAAATTAAAGGAGGAAGTTTAA